One window from the genome of Zonotrichia leucophrys gambelii isolate GWCS_2022_RI chromosome 27, RI_Zleu_2.0, whole genome shotgun sequence encodes:
- the JUP gene encoding junction plakoglobin yields MEVMNMMEQPIKVTEWQQTYTYDSGIHSGVNTQVPSVSSKCLGDDDEVYGKQYTIKKTTTTSYCQGGSQSQSQAQADMEAQLAMTRAQRVRAAMYPETVEDRSLLITTQLEGQQTNVQRLAEPSQMLKSAIVHLINYQDDAELATRAIPELTKLLNDEDPVVVSKAAMIVNQLSKKEASRRALMQSPQIVAAVVRTMQSTSDLDTARCTTSILHNLSHHREGLLSIFKSGGIPALVRMLSSPVESVLFYAITTLHNLLLYQEGAKMAVRLADGLQKMVPLLNKNNPKFLAITTDCLQLLAYGNQESKLIILANGGPQALVQIMRSYNYEKLLWTTSRVLKVLSVCPSNKPAIVEAGGMQALGKHLTSSSPRLVQNCLWTLRNLSDVATKQEGLDGVLKILVNQLSSDDVNVLTCATGTLSNLTCNNSKNKTLVTQSNGVEALIHTILRAGDKEDITEPAVCALRHLTSRHPEAEMAQNSVRLNYGIPAIVKLLNQPNQWPLVKATIGLIRNLALCPANHAPLQEAAVIPRLVQLLVKAHQDAQRHAAAGTQQPYTDGVKMEEIVEGCTGALHILARDPMNRMEIFRLNTIPLFVQLLYSPVENIQRVAAGVLCELAQDKEAADAIDAEGASAPLMELLHSRNEGTATYAAAVLFRISEDKNPDYRKRVSVELTNSLFKHDPAAWEAAQSMIPINEPYSDELDPGYRPMYSGDIPLDPMDMHMDMDGDYPMDAYSDGVRAPFADHMLA; encoded by the exons ATGGAGGTGATGAACATGATGGAGCAGCCCATCAAGGTGACGGAGTGGCAGCAGACCTACACCTATGACTCCGGGATCCACTCCGGCGTCAACACACAGGTGCCCTCGGTCAGCAGCAAGTGCCTGGGGGACGATGACGAGGTGTATGGGAAGCAGTACACCATCAAGAAGACAACCACCACGAGTTACTGCCAGGGAGGgagccagagccagagccaaGCGCAAG CGGACATGGAGGCTCAGCTGGCCATGACCCGTGCCCAGCGTGTGCGGGCTGCCATGTACCCCGAGACGGTGGAGGACCGCTCGCTCCTCATCACCACCCAGCTGGAGGGGCAGCAGACCAACGTGCAGCGCCTGGCTGAGCCCTCCCAGATGCTGAAGTCAGCCATCGTGCACCTTATCAACTACCAGGATGATGCTGAGCTGGCCACACGTGCCATCCCTGAGCTCACCAAGCTGCTCAACGATGAGGACCCG GTGGTTGTCAGCAAGGCAGCCATGATCGTGAACCAGCTGTCCAAGAAGGAGGCGTCGCGCCGCGCGCTGATGCAGTCGCCGCAGATCGTGGCGGCCGTGGTGCGCACCATGCAGAGCACCAGCGACCTGGACACCGCCCGCTGCACCACCAGCATCCTGCACAACCTCTCCCACCACCGCGAGGGCCTGCTCTCCATCTTCAAGTCGGGCGGCATCCCAGCCCTCGTCAGGATGCTGAG CTCACCCGTGGAGTCTGTCCTCTTCTACGCCATCACCACCCTGCACAACCTGCTGCTGTACCAGGAGGGGGCCAAGATGGCCGTGCGCTTGGCCGACGGGCTGCAGAAGATGGTGCCCCTGCTGAACAAGAACAACCCCAAGTTCCTGGCCATCACCACTGactgcctccagctcctggcctaTGGGAACCAGGAGAGCAAG CTGATTATTCTGGCCAACGGGGGACCCCAGGCCCTGGTGCAGATCATGCGCAGCTACAATTACGAGAAGCTGCTCTGGACCACGAGCCGCGTGCTCAAGGTGCTGTCCGTGTGTCCCAGCAACAAACCTGCCATCGTTGAGGCTG gTGGCATGCAGGCCCTGGGCAAGCACCTgaccagctccagccccaggctggtCCAGAACTGCCTGTGGACCCTGAGGAACCTTTCTGACGTGGCAACCAagcag GAGGGCCTGGATGGCGTCCTCAAGATCCTGGTGAACCAGCTGAGCTCTGATGATGTGAACGTGCTGACCTGTGCCACCGGCACCCTCTCCAACCTGACCTGCAACAACAGCAAGAACAAGACCCTGGTGACGCAGTCCAACGGGGTGGAGGCCCTGATCCACACCATCCTGCGGGCGGGTGACAAGGAGGACATCACCGAGCCAGCCGTGTGTGCCCTGAGGCACCTGACCAGCCGGCACCCCGAGGCTGAGATGGCCCAGAACTCCGTGCGCCTCAACTACGGCATCCCCGCCATCGTCAAGCTCCTCAACCAGCCCAACCAGTGGCCACTGGTGAAG gcTACCATAGGCCTGATCCGCAACCTGGCCCTGTGTCCGGCCAACCACGCCCcgctgcaggaggctgctgtCATCCCCCGCCTGGTCCAGCTGCTGGTCAAGGCTCACCAGGACGCCCAGAGACAcgcagctgctggcacacaaCAGCCCTACACA gaTGGAGTGAAGATGGAAGAGATTGTGGAGGGTTGCACGGGGGCACTGCACATCCTGGCCCGGGACCCCATGAACCGCATGGAGATCTTCCGCCTCAACACCATCCCTCTCTTCGTGCAG CTCCTGTACTCGCCGGTGGAGAACATCCAGCGCGTGGCAGCCGGCGTGCTCTGCGAGCTGGCCCAGGACAAGGAGGCAGCAGATGCCATCGACGCCGAGGGCGCCTCAGCTcccctgatggagctgctgcactccAGGAATGAGGGCACAG ccacctACGCGGCCGCTGTGCTGTTCCGCATCTCGGAGGACAAGAACCCTGACTACAGGAAACGCGTCTCCGTGGAGCTCACCAACTCCCTCTTCAAGCATGACCCCGCAGCCTGGGAAGCG GCTCAGAGCATGATCCCCATCAACGAGCCCTACTCAGATG agctggaccCTGGTTACCGCCCCATGTACTCGGGTGACATCCCCCTGGACCCCATGGACATGCAcatggacatggatggggacTACCCCATGGATGCCTACAGCGACGGCGTCCGAGCGCCCTTCGCTGACCACATGCTCGCCTAA